In the Argonema galeatum A003/A1 genome, one interval contains:
- a CDS encoding zinc metalloprotease HtpX, giving the protein MAFPPDPPEKGAETSGKENPALEAGLAALKQGNYEDAIADLESVCKIDLNQKSIFRAQMGLAIAYERIGDVPSSIALCKTLSKNSSPQVKEWALRTLASFTDRYPEESRGAGENSSETGFVPLDPTALTASNRPKVPLSPPPSVSSKGDDIEGLNLDLPSSGFVPLDRAPQPSKGASERGRLPNPQSRVPTEAKHSDKQTEKLSPNSDANALPVEEKKENLAPYQAEWKQAGRAKKWQRLPAKTGFHFDLSQLWGVQALTAIALFISVFWALGGILNFAIKTANDLLIKLRVIYENDDYYSSPTRFVPIAAVIATLALVAASPWLMDGLLRSYYGLKSLSVETLSERSPEAARVLQGFTRERRLPVPTLFVLPDSAPLALTYGNLRRTARIAVSQGLLDRLADDEIASIYAAQLGHILHWDFVLMSLGVLVFQVPYIFYWRVAALGDQSQNSFLRFVAGAFAALGYGIYWLFRCPILWLSRARVYYSDRISCEITGNPNGLTRALLKIAMGIANDVERQGQTSYLLEGFELLTPVGYRQAITLGSLYPLIPLEPILAWDYLNPSTRPLAINNSHPPMGKRLQILARYASYWNVETELNFSSQSSLTAQKSKLFLQAWPYFGVFLGLALAGILWLIGGISSSIRFRPLDWMWGDRSLLYGSLLIGISMGIFLRINSFFPDIKPFNLPGEALLPELLANPAALPVDSQPVRLQGKLLGRPGIGNWLCQDLILQTATGLVKLHHFSRFGPIGNFWPHSTRPSDLVNRPLTATGWFRRGATPWIDIDTLQTQTGRTTQSFHPIWSTILGLAAAVWGAYIIYQGGA; this is encoded by the coding sequence ATGGCTTTTCCTCCCGATCCGCCTGAAAAAGGTGCGGAAACTTCTGGCAAAGAAAACCCCGCTCTGGAGGCTGGTTTAGCCGCCCTGAAGCAGGGAAATTACGAAGATGCGATCGCTGACCTAGAAAGCGTCTGCAAGATCGATCTGAACCAAAAATCAATTTTTAGGGCTCAGATGGGTTTAGCGATCGCTTACGAACGCATTGGCGATGTTCCTTCTTCGATCGCCCTGTGTAAAACTCTGAGTAAAAATTCGAGTCCCCAAGTTAAGGAATGGGCCCTTCGCACTCTGGCTAGTTTTACAGACCGCTACCCAGAAGAAAGCAGGGGAGCAGGGGAAAATTCTTCTGAGACTGGTTTTGTCCCCCTGGACCCGACAGCGCTGACGGCCTCTAATAGGCCAAAAGTGCCTCTAAGTCCACCCCCCTCTGTTTCCTCTAAAGGGGATGATATAGAAGGACTAAACCTTGATTTACCATCATCTGGGTTTGTGCCGCTCGATCGCGCACCTCAACCGAGCAAGGGAGCGTCTGAACGGGGGAGACTCCCCAATCCCCAATCAAGAGTCCCTACAGAGGCGAAGCATTCGGACAAGCAAACTGAGAAATTGTCGCCTAATTCAGATGCAAATGCTTTGCCAGTAGAGGAGAAAAAAGAAAACCTAGCACCTTATCAAGCTGAATGGAAACAAGCTGGACGGGCTAAGAAGTGGCAACGCTTACCAGCAAAGACAGGTTTCCATTTTGACTTATCGCAGCTTTGGGGAGTGCAGGCATTAACTGCGATCGCACTGTTTATCTCTGTGTTTTGGGCGCTTGGAGGCATCCTCAACTTCGCCATCAAAACCGCGAACGATCTTTTAATTAAACTGCGGGTGATCTACGAAAACGACGATTACTATAGCAGCCCAACGCGGTTTGTCCCCATTGCCGCAGTAATAGCGACTCTAGCGCTGGTTGCGGCATCTCCCTGGTTAATGGATGGACTGCTGAGGTCTTATTATGGCCTCAAGTCATTATCAGTAGAAACGCTGAGCGAGCGCAGTCCCGAAGCAGCTAGAGTGCTGCAAGGTTTTACCCGCGAGCGACGCCTGCCCGTTCCCACCTTATTCGTGTTACCGGATTCTGCACCGCTGGCGCTGACTTATGGGAATTTGCGACGTACTGCCAGAATTGCAGTCAGTCAAGGATTATTAGATCGATTGGCAGATGATGAAATCGCTAGCATTTATGCCGCTCAATTGGGGCATATTCTGCACTGGGATTTTGTACTGATGTCCCTGGGCGTTCTGGTTTTCCAGGTTCCATACATTTTCTACTGGCGAGTAGCCGCGTTGGGAGATCAGTCGCAAAACTCATTCCTGCGCTTTGTAGCAGGGGCGTTTGCGGCGTTGGGTTACGGTATTTACTGGCTATTTCGCTGCCCGATTTTGTGGTTGTCAAGGGCGAGGGTTTACTATAGCGATCGCATCTCCTGCGAAATCACTGGCAATCCCAACGGACTCACCCGCGCACTCCTGAAAATTGCGATGGGCATTGCTAATGATGTGGAGCGACAGGGACAGACAAGTTATCTGTTAGAGGGTTTTGAACTTTTGACACCAGTGGGGTATCGGCAGGCGATTACTTTAGGCAGTCTATATCCTCTTATTCCTCTAGAACCGATTTTGGCCTGGGATTACCTCAACCCCTCGACGCGCCCTTTAGCCATTAATAATTCTCATCCCCCAATGGGAAAGCGGTTGCAAATATTAGCCCGCTACGCCAGCTACTGGAATGTAGAAACAGAACTTAACTTTAGTTCCCAGTCTTCCCTCACCGCTCAAAAATCAAAACTCTTCTTACAAGCTTGGCCTTATTTTGGCGTTTTTCTGGGTTTAGCCCTTGCAGGGATATTGTGGTTGATTGGCGGGATTAGCAGCTCGATCAGATTTCGGCCACTGGATTGGATGTGGGGAGATCGATCGCTTTTATACGGTTCCCTGCTCATCGGCATAAGCATGGGCATCTTTTTGCGGATTAATTCTTTTTTTCCAGATATCAAACCTTTTAACTTGCCAGGTGAAGCGCTGTTACCAGAGTTGCTCGCTAACCCCGCTGCCTTACCCGTAGATAGTCAGCCAGTACGTCTGCAAGGAAAACTCTTGGGGCGTCCCGGGATCGGTAACTGGCTGTGCCAAGACCTAATTCTGCAAACCGCAACTGGGTTGGTCAAATTACACCACTTCTCCAGGTTTGGCCCAATTGGAAATTTCTGGCCGCACTCAACCCGTCCTAGCGATTTGGTGAATCGACCTCTAACCGCAACGGGCTGGTTTCGCCGGGGAGCCACTCCCTGGATTGATATTGACACCCTACAAACGCAAACTGGCAGAACCACTCAGAGCTTTCACCCGATCTGGTCTACGATTTTAGGGCTGGCGGCTGCTGTCTGGGGAGCTTACATTATCTACCAAGGTGGGGCTTGA
- a CDS encoding RNA recognition motif domain-containing protein translates to MSIRLYVGNLPKEEIDRQELQTVFAEAGDSISTKVIKDRKTGKCRGFGFVTVPNDEQADQFIEKFNGYVFKESALKIEKALPRSKGQGEEDAPPPQPVIAANRAPSSSPAPSGDKGRRNNKKRNRGASSSSGGNTSGNSDTVQPDPRWAQELEKLKQMLAAQTTNP, encoded by the coding sequence ATGTCTATTCGTCTGTATGTAGGCAATCTGCCCAAAGAAGAAATCGATCGGCAAGAGCTACAAACGGTTTTTGCTGAAGCTGGCGATTCCATCTCCACTAAAGTGATTAAAGACCGTAAAACTGGCAAATGCCGTGGTTTCGGTTTTGTGACTGTGCCGAATGATGAGCAAGCCGATCAATTCATTGAAAAGTTCAACGGCTATGTTTTCAAAGAGAGTGCCTTAAAAATTGAAAAGGCATTACCTCGTTCTAAAGGTCAAGGTGAGGAGGATGCACCTCCACCACAGCCAGTGATCGCCGCCAACAGGGCACCCAGCAGCAGTCCTGCTCCCAGCGGCGACAAGGGTCGTCGTAACAACAAAAAGAGGAACCGTGGTGCCAGCAGCAGTAGCGGCGGGAACACATCGGGTAACTCAGACACAGTGCAACCAGATCCCCGTTGGGCGCAGGAGTTAGAAAAACTAAAGCAGATGTTAGCTGCTCAAACAACAAATCCTTAA
- a CDS encoding glycosyltransferase family 2 protein: MRRLNFSAIPEISIILPTFNRAEYLSDCINSVLNQTFRDWELIIVDDGSQDNSFEIIDPLIHKFDKIRYMKHRNRKAGYARNAGIQASFGTYITFIDSDDKYKPKHLQSRLDYMKYHPEIDLIEGGVEIEGEMWVPDYYQPNQLINLSECVLGATFFGKRDIFFDLNGFRKMDIFEDTDLWLRAEKMCKTEKIKEPKTYIYIRSESSTTKDFIKDNII; the protein is encoded by the coding sequence ATGCGCCGTCTAAACTTTTCTGCAATTCCTGAAATATCGATTATCCTTCCAACCTTTAATCGGGCTGAATATTTAAGCGATTGTATCAACAGTGTTCTTAATCAAACTTTTCGAGATTGGGAACTGATTATTGTCGATGATGGGAGTCAGGACAATTCCTTTGAAATTATCGATCCGTTGATTCATAAATTTGATAAAATTCGCTACATGAAGCATAGAAACCGGAAAGCTGGATATGCGAGAAATGCTGGAATACAAGCATCATTTGGCACTTACATTACATTCATTGACAGCGATGATAAATACAAGCCAAAGCATTTGCAGTCGCGTCTTGACTATATGAAATACCATCCAGAAATTGACCTGATTGAAGGGGGGGTGGAAATAGAAGGAGAAATGTGGGTTCCCGATTATTACCAACCAAATCAGCTTATTAACTTAAGTGAGTGTGTATTGGGGGCGACTTTTTTTGGCAAAAGAGATATTTTCTTTGATCTAAATGGTTTTAGGAAGATGGATATTTTTGAGGATACAGACTTGTGGCTGCGAGCGGAAAAAATGTGTAAGACTGAAAAAATAAAAGAACCAAAAACATACATTTATATAAGATCCGAAAGCAGTACAACCAAAGATTTTATTAAAGATAATATAATTTAA
- a CDS encoding glycosyltransferase, with protein MVLKYAIVHEWLTPKATGGSELVVREILRHIDAELYALIDFESTNPESYLYQRSIGTTFLQHFPFARKGVQKYLPFLPLAIEQLDLRGYDVILSSSHTVAKGVITTPQQLHICYCHAPMRFAWDLTFDYLGSSTMGRGIQGILTRYLLHRLRQWDVLSANRVDYFIANSKHTATRIWRCYRRRSEVIYPPVNIERFTFQEKKEDFYLTVSRLVSYKKVSLIVKAFNELGRPLVVIGTGPELKKLRELARPNVQVMGPQPDAVVEQYMAGAKAFVYGACEDFGIALVEAQACGTPVIAYGAGGATETVRDIREYPDTGTGLFFWAQSELALVEAVKTFEAEEGNFNPEMARSQAAKFGPTIFEKRYLAFVSSAYRRFKSREAL; from the coding sequence GTGGTGTTGAAATATGCGATCGTCCACGAGTGGTTGACGCCCAAAGCCACCGGGGGTTCAGAACTGGTTGTGAGGGAAATCTTGAGGCATATAGATGCCGAGCTTTACGCCTTGATTGACTTTGAATCGACCAATCCAGAGAGCTATTTATATCAGCGCTCTATTGGCACGACCTTTTTACAACACTTTCCTTTTGCCCGTAAGGGGGTGCAGAAATATTTGCCCTTTTTACCGCTAGCGATCGAGCAGCTGGATTTACGCGGGTATGATGTAATACTTTCTTCCTCCCACACTGTCGCTAAAGGTGTGATTACGACGCCGCAGCAGCTGCACATCTGCTACTGCCATGCGCCTATGCGTTTCGCCTGGGACTTGACTTTTGATTATCTTGGCAGTAGTACGATGGGGAGAGGCATCCAGGGCATCCTGACGCGGTATTTGCTGCATCGGCTGCGCCAGTGGGATGTCCTATCAGCGAATCGCGTGGATTATTTCATTGCCAACTCCAAACACACGGCGACGCGGATTTGGCGGTGTTACCGCCGCCGTTCGGAAGTAATTTATCCGCCAGTCAATATTGAGCGATTTACCTTTCAAGAGAAGAAAGAAGATTTTTACCTGACCGTTTCCCGGCTGGTGAGTTACAAGAAAGTGTCTTTAATTGTTAAGGCTTTCAACGAGCTGGGACGCCCTCTTGTAGTAATTGGTACTGGCCCAGAGTTGAAAAAACTCCGCGAGCTGGCCCGCCCCAACGTGCAGGTGATGGGGCCACAGCCAGATGCGGTGGTCGAGCAATACATGGCCGGAGCGAAAGCGTTTGTGTATGGGGCTTGTGAAGATTTTGGTATTGCTCTGGTGGAAGCTCAAGCTTGCGGGACGCCAGTGATTGCCTACGGTGCTGGGGGTGCGACGGAAACGGTGCGGGACATTCGGGAATACCCCGATACTGGTACTGGCTTATTTTTTTGGGCGCAATCGGAACTAGCTTTGGTGGAAGCTGTCAAGACTTTTGAGGCGGAGGAGGGTAATTTCAATCCAGAGATGGCGCGATCGCAAGCAGCTAAGTTTGGGCCAACAATCTTTGAAAAGCGTTACCTGGCCTTTGTCTCTAGCGCCTATCGCCGATTCAAATCGCGCGAAGCGCTATAG
- a CDS encoding sugar transferase — protein sequence MTAESPLISGKLFRGFKKRGLQPRVLTSRDTGLSLEDLKGEFAKRLFDIVFSSLVLILFSPVYLLLASLIAIGSPGPIFYRQKRIGKNYKPFGCIKFRTMVTNADEILREMMETSPELRSEFEGNFKLKNDPRVTCIGKFLRVTSLDEFPQFWNVLKGDMSVVGPRPLVVEELFMYGRHIDKILTIKPGITGLWQVSGRNDIPYERRVQIDVYYVNFRNLWLDLWVIFKTIGVVIFPTNNGAY from the coding sequence ATGACTGCCGAAAGCCCGTTGATCTCCGGCAAGCTATTTCGGGGGTTTAAGAAGCGTGGTTTGCAGCCCAGAGTGCTTACAAGCAGAGACACAGGTCTGTCTCTTGAGGATCTAAAAGGGGAATTTGCCAAGCGGCTGTTCGATATTGTGTTTTCCTCATTGGTTTTGATCCTGTTTTCCCCGGTATACCTGCTGTTAGCCTCTCTAATTGCGATCGGTTCCCCAGGCCCGATTTTTTATAGGCAGAAACGCATTGGTAAAAATTACAAGCCTTTTGGCTGTATTAAATTCAGAACAATGGTTACCAATGCGGATGAAATCCTCCGGGAGATGATGGAAACCTCGCCTGAGTTGCGGTCAGAATTCGAGGGCAATTTCAAACTTAAAAATGATCCCCGCGTTACCTGTATAGGAAAATTTTTGCGGGTAACCAGCCTGGACGAATTTCCCCAGTTCTGGAACGTTTTAAAGGGGGACATGAGCGTTGTCGGCCCCCGACCTTTAGTTGTGGAGGAGCTGTTCATGTACGGTCGCCATATTGATAAAATTTTGACCATTAAGCCCGGTATTACAGGGCTGTGGCAAGTTTCTGGACGTAATGATATTCCATACGAACGGCGAGTTCAGATTGATGTCTACTATGTCAATTTCAGGAATTTATGGCTAGATTTGTGGGTGATTTTCAAAACCATTGGGGTTGTGATTTTTCCTACAAATAACGGCGCTTACTAA
- the gmd gene encoding GDP-mannose 4,6-dehydratase produces the protein MTQRKRALLTGITGQDGSYLSELLLEQGYEVHGIIRRTSTFNTDRIDHMYVDRHNPTARLFLHYGDLTDGTTLRRILEEVKPVEIYNLGAQSHVRVSFDSPEYTVDTVAMGTLRLLEAIRDYQHRTGIEVRFYQAGSSEMFGKVQEVPQKETTPFYPRSPYACAKLYAHWQTVNYRESYGLFACNGILFNHESPRRGETFVTRKITRAIARIVAGKQKKTYLGNLDSKRDWGYAKDYVRAMWLMLQQDQPDDYVIATGETYSIREFLDLAFGYVNLDWHDYVEFDERYLRPAEVELLIGDPSKAKQKLGWEPSVTFPELVALMVEADLQRLGLTLPDGKGAKFAPDIATIREEIGSLMD, from the coding sequence ATGACACAAAGGAAGCGAGCATTACTCACTGGCATTACGGGTCAAGACGGATCTTACTTGAGTGAGTTGTTGCTCGAACAAGGCTATGAGGTTCATGGGATTATCCGGCGGACTTCTACGTTCAATACAGACCGGATCGATCATATGTATGTAGATCGGCATAATCCGACAGCGCGGTTGTTTCTGCACTACGGCGATTTAACGGATGGAACGACGCTGCGCCGGATTCTGGAGGAAGTCAAACCAGTAGAAATTTATAACCTGGGGGCTCAATCCCACGTTCGTGTTAGTTTTGACTCGCCAGAGTACACGGTTGATACGGTGGCGATGGGGACGCTGCGTCTGTTGGAGGCGATTCGGGATTATCAGCATCGCACGGGAATTGAGGTGCGGTTCTATCAGGCGGGTTCTTCTGAGATGTTTGGTAAGGTGCAGGAGGTGCCGCAGAAGGAAACGACGCCGTTTTATCCAAGGAGTCCTTATGCTTGCGCTAAGCTTTACGCGCACTGGCAAACGGTGAATTATCGGGAGTCTTACGGGCTCTTTGCGTGTAATGGGATACTGTTTAACCACGAAAGTCCCCGTAGAGGTGAGACCTTTGTGACGCGGAAGATTACGCGGGCGATCGCGCGTATTGTAGCGGGGAAGCAGAAAAAGACGTACCTGGGCAATCTCGATTCTAAGCGGGACTGGGGTTATGCTAAGGATTATGTTCGGGCGATGTGGCTGATGCTACAGCAAGATCAGCCAGATGATTATGTAATTGCGACGGGTGAAACTTACTCGATTCGGGAATTTTTGGATTTGGCTTTTGGTTATGTCAATTTAGATTGGCACGACTATGTGGAGTTTGATGAGCGATATTTGCGCCCAGCTGAGGTTGAGTTGCTGATTGGCGATCCCTCTAAGGCGAAACAAAAGTTGGGTTGGGAACCTTCTGTGACATTTCCAGAGTTAGTTGCTTTGATGGTAGAAGCAGATTTACAGAGATTAGGACTGACTTTACCTGATGGTAAGGGAGCCAAATTTGCGCCAGACATTGCTACTATTCGTGAAGAAATAGGCAGCCTTATGGATTGA
- a CDS encoding GDP-L-fucose synthase family protein, which translates to MTGLDLKDKRILVTGGAGFLGRQVIRELCEAGADEQKITVVRSREYDLRSMEACQKVVQQQDVIVHLAAHVGGIGLNREKPGELFYDNLMMGVQLIHAAYQAGVEKFVCVGTICAYPKFTPVPFKEDDLWNGYPEETNAPYGVAKKALLVQLQSYRQQYGFNGVYLLPVNLYGPDDNFDPRSSHVIPALIRKVHEAQQRGDKQLPVWGDGSPSREFLYVDDAARGIAMATVSYDESDPVNLGTNYEITIRDLVELICELMGFEGEIVWETDQPNGQPRRCLDTERAKEKFGFTAQIEFKQGLKNTIDWYRQHAE; encoded by the coding sequence ATGACAGGTTTAGATTTGAAAGATAAACGAATTTTGGTCACTGGCGGGGCTGGTTTCTTAGGCCGCCAAGTCATCCGAGAATTGTGTGAAGCTGGGGCTGATGAGCAGAAGATTACTGTGGTGCGATCGCGCGAGTACGATTTGCGATCGATGGAAGCTTGTCAAAAAGTTGTCCAACAGCAAGATGTTATCGTTCACTTGGCGGCGCACGTTGGCGGTATTGGTTTAAATCGGGAAAAACCAGGTGAGTTATTCTACGACAATCTGATGATGGGCGTGCAATTAATTCACGCCGCCTATCAAGCAGGTGTGGAAAAATTTGTCTGCGTGGGTACTATCTGCGCTTATCCCAAATTTACGCCTGTTCCGTTTAAAGAGGATGATCTTTGGAATGGTTATCCAGAAGAAACGAATGCGCCTTATGGTGTTGCCAAGAAAGCTTTATTGGTGCAACTGCAATCTTATCGGCAGCAGTACGGTTTTAATGGGGTTTACTTGTTGCCCGTGAATTTGTACGGCCCAGATGATAATTTCGATCCGCGCAGTTCTCACGTGATTCCGGCGTTAATTCGCAAGGTTCACGAGGCACAACAACGGGGAGATAAACAGTTACCTGTTTGGGGAGATGGCAGTCCCAGTCGCGAGTTTCTCTATGTAGATGATGCGGCGCGGGGAATTGCGATGGCTACTGTGTCTTACGATGAGTCTGACCCGGTGAACTTGGGAACTAATTATGAGATTACGATTCGCGATTTGGTGGAACTGATTTGCGAGTTGATGGGATTTGAGGGGGAAATTGTTTGGGAAACGGATCAGCCAAACGGTCAGCCGCGTCGTTGTTTGGATACGGAACGGGCGAAGGAGAAGTTTGGGTTTACGGCGCAGATCGAGTTTAAGCAAGGGTTGAAGAATACGATCGATTGGTATCGTCAGCACGCTGAGTAA
- a CDS encoding PIN domain-containing protein produces MNGKILLDTNILVYIYDSLDRTKQDRAIEVVDKLIRTNRAVISTQVIGEFFRATTRAKRPLLTPAEALGRMRNYLAACHVVDVTQLISLEAIRGVETHNFGYWDAQIWATARLNQILEVYSEDFNSGAIVEGVRFTNPFTDDFELP; encoded by the coding sequence ATGAACGGTAAAATTTTGCTGGATACTAACATTCTCGTCTATATATATGACTCTTTAGATCGGACAAAACAGGATCGGGCAATTGAGGTTGTCGATAAACTAATTCGTACTAATCGCGCTGTAATTAGTACCCAAGTTATTGGGGAATTTTTCAGGGCAACTACCCGGGCAAAACGTCCCCTTTTGACTCCTGCTGAGGCGCTGGGACGGATGCGGAATTACTTGGCAGCTTGTCATGTGGTTGATGTGACGCAGCTAATTAGTTTAGAAGCGATTCGGGGTGTGGAAACTCATAATTTCGGATATTGGGATGCTCAAATCTGGGCTACTGCTAGACTAAACCAAATTTTAGAAGTTTATAGTGAGGATTTTAACTCAGGTGCGATCGTTGAGGGAGTAAGATTTACCAATCCTTTTACCGATGATTTTGAGTTGCCTTGA
- a CDS encoding 5-formyltetrahydrofolate cyclo-ligase, whose product MDKVNNQVNKAELRRTILQKRKSLSVEESREKCDRICTHLQSSLLFTPAQTILAYFSFRQEPDLSQLVDDKRRWGFPRCVGNSMNWHIWKPGEPLTKGNYGICEPHPDLPILNANEVDLILVPSVACDGRGYRLGYGGGYYDRLLSSPEWASKPTIGIVFEFAYLPQLPIQEWDIQLNGVCTEMGLRMRR is encoded by the coding sequence ATGGATAAAGTTAATAATCAAGTAAATAAAGCCGAATTACGCCGTACTATTCTCCAAAAGCGAAAATCTTTGTCTGTAGAAGAGTCGAGGGAAAAGTGCGATCGCATCTGCACCCACCTCCAATCCTCACTTTTGTTTACCCCGGCGCAGACAATCCTGGCTTATTTTAGTTTTCGACAAGAACCAGATCTCAGTCAATTAGTTGACGATAAGCGCCGATGGGGATTTCCTCGCTGTGTTGGCAATTCTATGAACTGGCATATCTGGAAACCCGGAGAACCCCTCACCAAGGGAAATTATGGGATTTGTGAACCTCACCCGGATTTGCCAATTTTAAACGCCAATGAGGTAGATTTAATTCTGGTTCCGTCTGTTGCTTGCGATGGGCGCGGGTATCGACTTGGATATGGTGGCGGTTATTACGATCGCCTCCTGAGTTCACCTGAGTGGGCGTCAAAGCCTACAATTGGAATTGTGTTTGAATTTGCTTATCTGCCGCAGCTACCCATTCAAGAATGGGACATTCAGCTAAATGGCGTTTGTACGGAAATGGGTTTAAGGATGAGACGATGA
- a CDS encoding carbohydrate ABC transporter permease produces the protein MLFPLLWLIGTAFKSPTENIFQFPPQLLPSQPTFQNFVTVWQTNPFGRYLFNSTLIAVLTVGLNVLFCSLAAYPLARLNFRGKDAIFSGIVSTIMIPFQIVMIPLYVLTVQLGLRNTYLGIIFPSIASAFGIFLLRQAFQGVPKELEEAARMDGCSEQGIWWFVMLPAIRPALVTLAIFVFIGSWSDFLWPLIVVDRQEYYTLPLGVALLAGTFSLDWRLIAAGSVISIAPILIFFLFMQRYIVPTDSGSGVKG, from the coding sequence ATGCTTTTCCCCCTACTCTGGCTGATTGGTACCGCCTTCAAGTCGCCAACCGAAAATATTTTCCAGTTTCCGCCCCAGCTATTACCGAGTCAGCCGACATTCCAGAACTTTGTTACAGTTTGGCAGACTAATCCATTTGGACGGTACTTATTTAACAGTACCCTGATTGCGGTGCTAACAGTTGGATTGAATGTGCTGTTTTGTTCCCTAGCAGCTTACCCACTAGCGAGACTAAACTTTCGGGGAAAAGATGCCATTTTTAGTGGGATTGTTTCCACTATTATGATTCCCTTTCAAATCGTGATGATCCCCTTATATGTTTTAACAGTACAGCTAGGTTTAAGGAATACATATTTAGGGATAATTTTTCCCAGCATAGCCTCCGCTTTTGGCATTTTCCTGCTGCGGCAAGCATTTCAAGGAGTGCCAAAAGAATTAGAGGAAGCAGCCAGAATGGATGGCTGTTCGGAACAGGGAATTTGGTGGTTTGTAATGCTTCCCGCCATTCGCCCTGCGCTGGTGACTTTAGCTATTTTTGTGTTTATCGGTTCTTGGAGTGACTTCCTTTGGCCTTTAATAGTCGTTGACAGACAGGAATATTACACCTTGCCCTTGGGAGTAGCTTTGTTAGCGGGTACATTCTCCTTAGATTGGCGCTTGATTGCGGCAGGTTCGGTTATCTCCATTGCGCCAATTCTGATTTTCTTTCTATTTATGCAGCGCTATATTGTACCAACAGATTCAGGCAGCGGTGTTAAAGGATGA